The Macrococcoides canis genome has a window encoding:
- the hemE gene encoding uroporphyrinogen decarboxylase, with protein sequence MNQFNDTILKAARGEKAAHTPVWFMRQAGRSQPEYRKIKETHSLFEITHDPELCAYVTKLPVDQYNTDAAILYKDIMSPLGAIGVDVEIKSGIGPVIDNPIRSKADVEKLGEIHPEKDVPYILDTIKLLTTEQLNVPLIGFTGAPFTLASYMIEGGPSKNYNKTKAMMYEAPEAWHLLMEKLADMCITYTHAQIDAGCKMIQVFDSWVGALNRADYHTFIAPHMERIFREIKAKGVPVTTFGVGASHLIQEWNALPVDVLGLDWRLQIEEARQLGITKTLQGNLDPAILMAPWEVIESHLKRILDQGLQSDSYIFNLGHGVFPEVQPDTLRRVSAFVHDYSRAYKAKS encoded by the coding sequence TTGAATCAATTTAATGATACGATCTTAAAGGCTGCACGTGGAGAAAAGGCAGCGCATACACCGGTATGGTTTATGCGCCAGGCCGGGCGTAGTCAGCCAGAATACAGAAAGATTAAAGAAACACATAGTTTATTTGAAATTACACACGATCCGGAGCTGTGTGCTTATGTAACGAAACTTCCGGTTGATCAGTATAATACAGATGCTGCAATATTATATAAGGATATAATGAGTCCGCTTGGTGCAATTGGTGTGGACGTTGAAATTAAATCTGGTATCGGTCCTGTAATCGATAATCCAATCCGTTCAAAAGCGGATGTAGAGAAGTTAGGTGAGATTCATCCGGAAAAGGATGTCCCTTACATTCTTGATACGATTAAATTATTAACAACTGAACAGTTAAATGTTCCGTTAATCGGATTTACTGGTGCGCCATTTACATTAGCGAGCTATATGATTGAAGGTGGCCCTTCTAAAAATTATAATAAGACGAAGGCAATGATGTATGAAGCACCTGAAGCATGGCATTTGCTGATGGAGAAACTTGCAGATATGTGCATTACTTATACTCATGCACAAATTGATGCAGGATGTAAGATGATCCAGGTGTTTGATTCGTGGGTCGGTGCATTGAATCGTGCGGATTATCATACATTTATCGCACCGCATATGGAACGCATATTCAGAGAAATTAAAGCGAAAGGTGTACCGGTGACAACGTTTGGGGTTGGTGCAAGTCACCTGATCCAAGAGTGGAATGCATTACCTGTAGACGTATTAGGGCTTGACTGGAGATTACAGATTGAAGAAGCACGTCAGCTCGGCATTACAAAGACCCTTCAAGGTAACTTAGATCCTGCGATCCTTATGGCGCCATGGGAAGTCATTGAATCTCATCTTAAACGTATTCTGGATCAAGGATTACAGTCAGATAGCTACATCTTTAACTTAGGACATGGCGTATTCCCGGAAGTACAGCCGGATACGTTAAGACGCGTAAGTGCGTTTGTACATGATTATTCACGCGCATATAAAGCGAAATCATAA
- a CDS encoding ABC transporter permease — MNKARQLFYDRKARNDKEVAYYSKFIFNGHFIVFLTIAFGALMLQYSQLLKNLPDNINYNLIIAVILAALTVTPLRTFMKSADSIFLLNFERDMAPYFKQAIIRSGSLRTLLFIVMGGLLAPLYMERTASVAGYICAIVLGVWMIYSGLAMRHLMMKLGITNGYISLLIFLMALSGIYTSLEGLPITIISIILFTLGLIYLFNKNAAHRLLNFDHYIDYEHQLYQAQNKLINMFTDVKGMKDKAVRRRYFDALLPRKSHYTKAHMFEYLFIRNFVRSNDSIWIVVRLIAVGCILMWLVHQYVVGLIIGLFFSYAIIMQASQFYKMQAFSLWPKVWPTPESLVLQGFRKFMRKLSIVTTTVIAVCYILIYPSHFYFAIILYVMMFWTLNSVSAKIEKRMNLLRD; from the coding sequence ATGAATAAGGCGCGTCAATTATTTTATGACAGGAAGGCAAGAAACGATAAAGAGGTCGCCTATTATAGTAAGTTTATCTTTAATGGCCATTTTATTGTTTTCTTGACTATTGCATTTGGCGCATTGATGCTGCAATATTCTCAGCTACTCAAAAATCTTCCGGATAATATCAACTATAATCTGATCATCGCCGTAATACTTGCAGCACTAACAGTTACCCCGCTCAGAACTTTTATGAAATCAGCTGACAGCATCTTTCTGCTCAATTTCGAACGTGATATGGCTCCATACTTTAAGCAGGCCATTATCAGGAGCGGCAGCTTACGCACGCTATTATTTATCGTTATGGGTGGGCTGTTGGCACCACTATATATGGAAAGAACAGCATCAGTGGCAGGTTATATTTGCGCGATTGTTCTAGGGGTGTGGATGATCTATAGCGGTCTTGCTATGCGTCATTTGATGATGAAACTTGGTATTACGAATGGCTATATCAGCTTACTCATCTTTTTGATGGCGCTGTCTGGTATCTATACTTCGCTTGAAGGGTTACCGATTACGATTATTTCTATTATCTTGTTTACGCTAGGGCTAATCTATCTCTTTAACAAGAATGCAGCACACCGTCTGCTCAACTTTGACCACTATATAGATTATGAGCATCAGCTGTATCAAGCACAGAATAAGCTGATCAATATGTTTACAGATGTAAAAGGGATGAAGGACAAAGCAGTACGCAGGAGATACTTTGATGCACTGCTGCCGCGCAAGTCTCATTATACTAAAGCGCATATGTTTGAATATTTGTTCATCAGAAATTTTGTGAGAAGTAATGATAGTATATGGATTGTAGTGCGTCTGATTGCTGTCGGCTGCATATTGATGTGGCTTGTACACCAATATGTAGTAGGGCTTATCATCGGTTTATTCTTCAGCTATGCGATTATTATGCAGGCTTCACAGTTTTATAAGATGCAGGCGTTCAGTCTCTGGCCGAAAGTATGGCCGACACCTGAATCACTTGTGCTTCAAGGATTTAGAAAGTTTATGCGTAAACTTTCAATCGTAACGACGACAGTGATTGCCGTGTGTTATATCCTTATCTACCCATCACACTTTTATTTCGCCATCATCCTTTATGTGATGATGTTCTGGACATTGAATAGTGTCTCAGCGAAGATTGAGAAGCGTATGAATCTATTAAGAGACTGA
- a CDS encoding peptidylprolyl isomerase — protein sequence MSNFKKIMMPAALSVSILGLTACGNATNSETIVSSKAGDVKQSDIMKEIGNEQIAKTSFQLIFNDVLKEKYGKKIDEEKINKETDKEIKKYGDEKTFEQILQQQSPGMTVEQFKKKRISDEYQKLFLNDTIKVSDKDIKDTAKKASHILIAVKSESNKDGLSDKEAKAKAEKILKQVEANKADFKKIAKKESDDTESKKNNGELGYVVKGQTVEAFEKALFKLKPGEISDIVKTEFGYHIIMAEKEDDFEKEKDKLAETVRQNKLQDNPKLYVEAVQKLFKEYNVDFKDKDIKKYVEEEILKA from the coding sequence ATGTCAAACTTCAAGAAAATTATGATGCCAGCAGCGTTATCTGTATCGATTCTCGGATTAACAGCATGCGGCAATGCAACAAACAGTGAAACGATTGTATCTTCAAAAGCAGGAGATGTAAAACAATCAGATATCATGAAAGAAATCGGGAACGAACAGATTGCTAAAACATCATTCCAGCTGATCTTCAACGATGTACTTAAAGAAAAGTACGGTAAGAAGATTGATGAAGAAAAGATCAACAAAGAAACAGACAAAGAAATTAAAAAGTATGGAGACGAAAAAACGTTCGAACAAATTCTGCAGCAACAAAGCCCTGGTATGACTGTTGAGCAGTTCAAAAAGAAACGAATCAGCGATGAATACCAGAAACTGTTCTTAAATGATACGATTAAAGTATCTGACAAAGACATTAAAGACACAGCTAAGAAAGCATCGCATATACTGATAGCAGTTAAGTCTGAATCTAATAAAGATGGACTTTCTGATAAAGAAGCGAAAGCAAAAGCAGAAAAAATATTAAAACAAGTCGAAGCGAATAAAGCTGACTTCAAGAAGATCGCTAAAAAAGAATCTGATGACACAGAATCTAAGAAGAACAACGGTGAACTTGGATATGTTGTAAAAGGTCAGACAGTAGAAGCTTTCGAAAAAGCATTGTTTAAATTAAAACCGGGTGAAATCTCAGATATCGTAAAGACAGAATTCGGATACCATATCATTATGGCTGAAAAAGAAGATGACTTCGAAAAAGAAAAAGATAAACTCGCAGAAACAGTACGTCAGAACAAACTTCAGGATAATCCAAAATTATACGTAGAAGCAGTTCAAAAACTATTTAAAGAATACAACGTAGACTTTAAAGACAAAGACATCAAGAAATATGTAGAAGAAGAAATATTAAAAGCATAA
- a CDS encoding ATP-binding protein gives MKIKSLEIYGYGRLEHRKFEFDHDFVQIFGENEAGKSTMQAFIHALLFGFPKEGEYEPRLEPRFAPQYGGKITLEHTDNTMIVIERVFVHGKEKVQVLHEGVVKSEAWFCQLMNYMKKDTYKSIFSFDVLGLQEVHRKLTQEKLEAYLLQAGSFGSTEFVALQNTIKDEKHRLFEEQDDTGILFEKARELQHIEAEIRAQDDIKQRFTELYDTYHKDSRKVEHIQLQLKELEEVKGHKLREIEHQTAAQEWKRLELQLNIEPPVFPEQGINRFESLKHQAEKLTKDLELRQQKLHQIETEMHHIKRLSDELVEASRNLIKKEQPIKQLQGDIRSIAQQRETLQTEQSVLMKDIGWQQYEHVAQSTALQNRIAAEINQLEKLELESTQINREIQFVSLNVDRLTEDTKRINKDKVHDERFNKAQELYDQKHDLESKSKLYNKLNQEAQAYETRELKKYKMQQYIYIITALISIVALIYSFMINNWTAGIVFSVIAVITTLLIVLNKKPEVRFNEELANEVKSLEDSIFKLENDFDLSFDLNAQKVLRDKYEDTLTQLNREKAQKEALSVHLKETTERIDETHQALSKCKSELKIQDSYPNNRLTSAYRAIQRITRLYDDALKCDSKLEEKEQRLQNFNADISSLITQLPIDTEPESIFHDLKNMLTQDEKEKFQYAKNGDKRELLLKEIEIINGSLQQNIDEQHALFEEAGVDDISSYYNKEAAHIKYYADLERFNTLSEQLRNQAFTYEDNTNLAEVPEAILKEQLNDIESHIQTLQDEQHTIETQLKRIDNEMYKISEDETLSELNYTYAIKRNQFKKAIETFVSVNYIDTLIKAHIKDVREERLPYVIDDASEIFSYLTEDRYKKISYEESLTAVASDGQIYHPSELSQSTKELLYIALRLSLIHSLRRYYPFPIIIDDAFVHFDRKRRERILEYMLKQKDNQIIYYTCNRSSTITNKQTIVLERNKKEVK, from the coding sequence ATGAAGATTAAATCTTTAGAAATATATGGTTACGGCAGACTGGAACATCGTAAGTTTGAATTCGATCATGATTTCGTCCAGATCTTCGGTGAGAATGAAGCGGGAAAATCGACGATGCAGGCTTTTATTCATGCACTATTGTTCGGCTTCCCAAAAGAAGGAGAGTATGAACCGAGACTTGAACCACGATTTGCACCGCAATATGGCGGCAAGATAACGCTTGAACATACGGACAATACAATGATAGTCATAGAACGCGTCTTCGTTCACGGCAAGGAAAAGGTGCAGGTGTTACATGAAGGTGTAGTGAAGTCAGAAGCTTGGTTCTGTCAGCTGATGAACTATATGAAGAAGGATACGTATAAATCAATCTTCTCGTTTGATGTCCTTGGCTTACAGGAAGTCCACAGAAAGCTCACTCAGGAGAAGCTAGAAGCGTATTTACTGCAGGCAGGATCATTCGGATCAACTGAATTTGTAGCGCTGCAGAACACGATTAAAGACGAAAAGCATCGACTGTTTGAAGAACAGGATGATACTGGTATCCTCTTTGAAAAGGCACGTGAACTGCAGCATATAGAAGCTGAAATTCGCGCTCAGGATGATATTAAACAACGTTTTACGGAACTGTACGACACGTATCATAAAGATTCACGCAAAGTAGAACATATTCAATTGCAGCTGAAAGAACTGGAAGAAGTTAAAGGGCATAAGTTACGAGAAATAGAACATCAAACTGCAGCACAAGAATGGAAGCGACTTGAGCTGCAGCTGAATATTGAACCTCCTGTATTTCCTGAGCAAGGGATCAATCGCTTTGAATCGCTGAAACATCAGGCAGAGAAGTTAACGAAAGATCTTGAATTACGTCAGCAGAAATTACATCAGATTGAAACGGAGATGCATCATATTAAGCGGCTCTCAGATGAACTTGTTGAAGCATCAAGGAACCTGATTAAAAAAGAGCAGCCGATAAAGCAACTGCAAGGTGATATAAGAAGTATTGCTCAGCAGCGTGAAACACTGCAGACAGAACAATCTGTACTTATGAAAGATATCGGATGGCAGCAGTATGAACACGTTGCTCAAAGTACAGCGTTACAAAATCGTATTGCAGCAGAAATCAATCAGCTGGAGAAGCTTGAGCTTGAAAGTACGCAGATCAATAGAGAAATTCAGTTTGTTTCCTTAAATGTTGATCGTCTTACAGAAGACACTAAGCGTATCAATAAAGATAAAGTACACGATGAGCGATTTAATAAAGCTCAGGAACTGTATGATCAAAAGCACGATCTTGAAAGCAAATCTAAACTATACAACAAATTGAATCAAGAAGCACAGGCATACGAGACACGTGAACTCAAAAAATATAAAATGCAGCAATATATCTATATCATCACTGCATTGATCAGTATCGTTGCACTCATCTACAGTTTCATGATCAATAACTGGACAGCAGGCATCGTCTTCAGTGTAATTGCAGTCATAACAACATTACTGATCGTCTTGAATAAAAAGCCGGAAGTAAGATTCAATGAGGAATTAGCGAATGAAGTGAAGTCGCTGGAAGATAGTATCTTCAAATTAGAAAATGACTTTGATCTGTCATTTGATTTAAACGCACAGAAGGTATTACGAGATAAATATGAGGACACGTTAACGCAGTTAAACCGTGAGAAAGCACAGAAAGAAGCGCTGAGCGTTCATCTTAAAGAGACGACAGAACGTATAGACGAGACACATCAGGCACTTAGCAAGTGTAAAAGCGAACTCAAAATACAAGACAGCTATCCAAATAACCGTCTGACGTCTGCGTATCGGGCAATACAGCGCATCACACGTCTTTATGACGATGCATTAAAGTGTGACTCAAAGCTCGAAGAGAAAGAGCAGCGCTTACAAAATTTTAATGCTGACATTTCATCGCTTATCACACAGCTTCCAATTGATACAGAACCGGAATCAATATTTCATGATCTGAAGAATATGCTTACACAGGATGAAAAAGAGAAGTTTCAATACGCAAAAAATGGTGATAAACGAGAACTCCTGTTAAAAGAAATTGAAATTATCAACGGCTCATTACAGCAAAACATTGACGAACAGCATGCGCTATTTGAAGAAGCAGGCGTAGATGACATTTCAAGCTATTATAATAAAGAAGCAGCACATATAAAATATTATGCAGACCTTGAACGCTTCAATACATTGAGCGAACAATTAAGGAATCAGGCCTTTACATATGAAGATAATACGAATTTAGCGGAAGTGCCTGAAGCTATACTGAAAGAACAGCTGAATGATATTGAGTCGCATATACAGACGCTTCAAGATGAACAGCACACGATTGAAACACAGTTAAAACGCATTGATAACGAGATGTATAAGATTTCTGAAGATGAAACATTGAGTGAGCTGAACTATACTTACGCAATAAAGAGAAACCAGTTTAAAAAAGCGATAGAGACATTCGTCTCTGTAAACTATATCGATACTTTGATCAAAGCGCATATTAAAGACGTACGTGAAGAACGTCTGCCATATGTAATTGATGATGCATCGGAAATCTTCAGCTATTTAACTGAAGATCGCTATAAGAAGATTAGTTATGAAGAATCTCTTACAGCAGTTGCATCAGACGGACAGATCTATCACCCGTCTGAATTGTCTCAATCGACAAAGGAACTCCTCTATATTGCACTTAGGCTAAGTTTGATTCATTCATTAAGACGCTATTATCCATTTCCGATTATCATCGATGATGCATTCGTCCATTTTGATCGTAAACGTCGAGAACGTATACTTGAATATATGCTGAAACAAAAGGATAATCAGATTATCTATTACACGTGTAACCGTTCGTCTACAATTACGAATAAACAGACGATTGTACTAGAGCGCAACAAGAAGGAGGTTAAATAA
- the yhaM gene encoding 3'-5' exoribonuclease YhaM translates to MRTIETLKPGTQVDNYFLIHKAIQGVTGQGKPYLTLYLKDKSGEIEAKVWTVTEEDIKILQPEQLIRVKGDVIDYRGRKQMKVNQFRLVTPEDGVKLEHFLESAPIDEDAMMEELMDYVIEIENANLQRITRLLLKKYTQQFMVYPAASSNHHNFVSGLLYHVLTMLKQGKALCDIYPSLNRSLLYAGIIVHDMGKVKELSGPVATTYTVEGNLLGHISIMSDEVASIAREHNIEGEEVMLLRHMILSHHGKYEYGSPKLPMLKEAEILHFIDNIDARMQMFDKHMKKVEKGQYTERIFALEGRQFYKPISLD, encoded by the coding sequence GTGAGAACGATCGAAACATTAAAGCCTGGCACACAGGTGGATAACTACTTTCTGATTCATAAAGCAATACAAGGTGTAACCGGACAAGGGAAACCGTACCTTACACTATATTTAAAAGATAAAAGCGGAGAAATCGAAGCAAAAGTATGGACAGTAACAGAAGAAGATATTAAAATACTGCAGCCAGAACAATTGATTCGCGTTAAAGGGGACGTTATTGATTATCGAGGACGCAAACAGATGAAAGTGAATCAGTTTAGACTCGTCACACCAGAAGATGGTGTGAAACTTGAGCACTTCCTGGAATCTGCACCGATCGATGAAGATGCCATGATGGAAGAACTGATGGACTACGTTATTGAAATTGAGAATGCGAACTTGCAGCGCATCACACGATTACTGTTAAAGAAATATACGCAGCAGTTTATGGTGTATCCAGCAGCGAGCAGCAACCATCATAACTTTGTATCAGGACTGCTGTATCATGTGCTGACGATGTTAAAGCAAGGGAAAGCACTATGCGATATATACCCGTCATTAAACAGAAGTCTGTTATATGCTGGGATAATCGTTCATGATATGGGGAAAGTTAAAGAGCTATCTGGACCGGTTGCAACGACGTACACAGTAGAAGGAAACTTATTAGGGCATATCTCTATTATGAGTGATGAAGTTGCAAGTATAGCACGTGAACATAATATTGAAGGTGAAGAAGTGATGCTCTTGCGTCATATGATCTTGAGCCATCACGGGAAATATGAATATGGATCACCGAAATTACCGATGTTAAAAGAAGCGGAGATACTGCACTTTATCGATAATATTGATGCACGTATGCAGATGTTTGATAAACATATGAAGAAGGTGGAGAAAGGGCAGTATACAGAACGTATATTTGCACTGGAAGGCCGTCAATTTTATAAACCAATATCACTGGATTAA
- a CDS encoding HIT family protein, whose product MSETVFSKILKGEIPSYKVYEDEYTYAFLDISQVSKGHTLVIPKNAAPDMLSIDPSDLQHVITSVQKVAKAVDKAFQPDGINVIQNNRAFADQSVFHLHFHIIPRYKDDVDGFGYVWETHPDTLDMESLKTDIANAIE is encoded by the coding sequence ATGTCAGAAACAGTATTCAGTAAAATATTAAAAGGTGAAATCCCTTCATACAAAGTTTACGAGGATGAATATACGTATGCATTCCTCGATATTTCGCAAGTATCTAAAGGACATACGCTTGTTATCCCTAAAAATGCTGCACCAGATATGCTGTCAATCGATCCTTCAGACTTACAGCATGTCATCACATCGGTACAGAAGGTTGCCAAAGCTGTCGATAAAGCATTCCAGCCAGACGGAATCAATGTCATCCAGAATAATAGAGCTTTTGCAGATCAATCTGTATTTCATCTGCACTTCCATATCATCCCACGTTATAAAGATGATGTAGATGGTTTCGGTTATGTTTGGGAGACGCATCCAGATACACTTGATATGGAATCATTAAAAACCGATATCGCAAATGCAATCGAATAA
- a CDS encoding HTH-type transcriptional regulator Hpr yields the protein MKREREKEIIDKMLFTHKVSQLSKALWKTVEKDWQNWIKPYDLNINEHHILVIIRNLEKATISEVSQYGVMHVSTVFNFAKNLEKRGYLTMPKSKFDKRNTYLELTEKGKEVLYETYKGYKESDDRIYDAANNYQELMFDLPAFTELKFIVAQIYGSDFITHLEKSHDDLLKILLDENNEDNA from the coding sequence ATGAAACGTGAACGCGAAAAAGAAATTATCGACAAAATGTTATTTACTCACAAAGTGTCTCAATTAAGTAAAGCGCTTTGGAAAACAGTAGAAAAAGACTGGCAGAACTGGATTAAACCGTATGATCTGAATATTAATGAGCATCATATTCTAGTCATTATAAGAAATCTGGAGAAGGCAACCATCTCAGAAGTAAGTCAGTATGGTGTGATGCACGTATCTACCGTGTTCAACTTTGCAAAGAATCTAGAGAAGCGCGGCTATTTGACGATGCCTAAAAGTAAATTTGATAAACGTAATACATATCTTGAACTTACGGAAAAAGGAAAAGAAGTACTGTACGAAACATACAAAGGATATAAAGAATCTGACGACCGTATTTATGATGCTGCGAACAACTATCAGGAATTAATGTTTGACCTTCCGGCATTTACTGAACTGAAATTTATCGTTGCACAAATCTACGGCTCAGACTTTATTACACACCTTGAAAAGAGTCACGACGACCTATTAAAAATATTACTTGACGAAAACAATGAAGATAATGCATAA
- a CDS encoding DUF3267 domain-containing protein, translating into MYLCNKNFNIRSTYGIQRIMLISALLGIIVYIVSFEIFSSIFGKKFSDDNFLLFLISLICLYPIHKLLHMLPFIHDTKSLIIQKTTKSRFFPLINTRVNHPVHKVHFAIALLCPVVIISAVTLICAVVYPMFAHYFLFIFAVNIGLSFIDFVYLRYVFNTPQCSYVEERKYGFEVLSKHDLPADFHHTDVR; encoded by the coding sequence ATGTATTTATGTAACAAAAATTTTAATATCAGATCGACATACGGAATCCAGAGAATCATGCTCATTTCAGCATTGCTTGGAATTATCGTTTACATTGTCAGCTTTGAAATTTTCTCCTCTATATTCGGAAAAAAATTCTCAGATGACAATTTTTTATTATTCTTGATCAGTCTGATCTGTCTCTACCCTATCCATAAATTATTGCATATGTTGCCATTTATACATGATACGAAATCTTTAATTATACAGAAAACAACGAAATCCAGATTCTTTCCACTCATCAATACACGAGTGAATCATCCAGTTCATAAAGTACATTTTGCGATTGCATTGCTCTGTCCAGTCGTTATCATTTCGGCGGTAACACTTATATGCGCAGTTGTATACCCAATGTTCGCCCATTACTTCCTATTTATATTCGCGGTGAATATCGGATTATCATTTATAGATTTTGTATATTTACGTTATGTATTCAATACGCCACAATGTTCTTATGTTGAAGAACGTAAATATGGCTTTGAAGTCTTAAGCAAACATGATCTGCCAGCAGACTTCCATCATACAGATGTAAGATAA
- a CDS encoding ABC transporter ATP-binding protein, whose translation MTVKVTNLTGGYGNQPVIHDIDFELQNGEIIGLIGLNGAGKSTTIKHMLGLLRPISGTLQIDGVSLAEHPYEYRNKLSYIPESPVLYEELTLAEHIDMTAMAYHIPLDEAIERARPLLKVFRLEDKLKAFPAHFSKGMKQKVMIICAFIVQPELYIIDEPFLGLDPLGIQTMLELMVEARQNNCTVLMSTHILATAEKYCDRFLLMHHGRLVAFGTLSDLQAQFKMPHASLDEIYIHVTGDAHE comes from the coding sequence GTGACAGTTAAAGTGACGAACTTGACAGGTGGCTATGGCAATCAGCCTGTTATACATGATATCGATTTTGAACTGCAAAATGGTGAGATCATCGGTCTTATCGGACTTAACGGAGCAGGTAAGAGTACGACGATCAAGCATATGCTTGGTTTACTGAGACCGATTTCTGGAACGCTGCAAATTGATGGTGTATCGTTAGCAGAACATCCTTATGAATATAGAAATAAGCTTTCTTATATTCCTGAATCGCCTGTCCTATATGAAGAACTGACATTAGCAGAACATATTGATATGACAGCAATGGCTTATCATATTCCTCTGGATGAAGCGATAGAACGCGCACGACCATTATTGAAAGTCTTTAGATTAGAAGATAAATTGAAAGCTTTCCCCGCACATTTCTCTAAAGGGATGAAGCAGAAAGTGATGATTATATGTGCATTTATCGTACAGCCTGAACTCTATATTATCGATGAGCCATTTCTCGGTCTTGATCCGCTCGGCATTCAAACGATGCTGGAACTTATGGTTGAAGCACGTCAGAACAATTGCACTGTATTGATGAGTACACATATTCTTGCAACAGCTGAGAAGTACTGTGACCGCTTCCTGCTGATGCATCACGGCAGGCTTGTTGCTTTTGGGACCCTTAGCGATCTGCAGGCACAGTTTAAGATGCCGCATGCATCACTAGATGAAATCTATATTCATGTGACAGGTGACGCACATGAATAA
- a CDS encoding YtxH domain-containing protein, translating to MKLSRIALGFGVGIVAGGVTAILNAPKSGKELQQGFKSTAYDTKAQVNQLKIETNEVKDSILNTKNASQEAMSTMVDEIKTMISNYKADITPNIDNIKNNVENLNNRKNEITQELSKK from the coding sequence ATGAAATTATCTAGAATTGCACTTGGTTTCGGTGTCGGCATCGTTGCTGGAGGTGTCACTGCGATACTGAACGCACCAAAGTCAGGGAAAGAACTGCAGCAAGGATTCAAATCTACTGCCTATGATACGAAAGCACAGGTCAATCAACTGAAGATTGAAACGAATGAAGTGAAAGATTCAATCTTAAATACGAAGAATGCATCTCAAGAAGCGATGTCTACAATGGTCGATGAGATTAAAACGATGATCAGCAACTATAAAGCAGACATTACACCGAACATCGATAACATTAAAAATAATGTAGAAAACTTGAACAACCGCAAGAACGAAATCACGCAGGAACTCTCAAAAAAATAG